In Desulfosporosinus sp. Sb-LF, the following are encoded in one genomic region:
- a CDS encoding septum formation initiator family protein translates to MRKARQKIKTQNRQRVRLRKGSVFLLCVMLAIIGSSAWQIWKLRIQVEDQLAHLNQEKGTLQQQEKLLRDEIAQLNTPSYIEQLAREQLGLVKHGEIIISPKN, encoded by the coding sequence ATGAGGAAGGCTCGTCAGAAGATTAAGACTCAAAACAGGCAAAGGGTTCGACTTCGTAAAGGGTCTGTTTTTTTACTTTGCGTTATGCTTGCGATTATCGGAAGTTCAGCATGGCAAATATGGAAACTCCGTATCCAGGTTGAGGATCAATTAGCCCATTTAAATCAAGAAAAGGGGACATTGCAACAACAAGAAAAACTTCTTCGCGATGAAATTGCTCAATTAAATACCCCAAGTTACATCGAACAGTTGGCTCGAGAGCAGTTAGGACTCGTAAAACATGGCGAAATAATCATTTCTCCCAAAAATTAG
- a CDS encoding S1 RNA-binding domain-containing protein, with the protein MAIDVGSIVEGVVTGITNFGAFIELPDRVTGLVHISEVADAYVKDVRDYLKEQDHVKVKVIHVDEKGKIGLSIKQANPTVRNVSRERRLPPTVSFEDKLAKFIKDSDERQTEFRRATDSKRGGRGSSRY; encoded by the coding sequence ATGGCCATTGACGTTGGCAGTATTGTTGAAGGAGTCGTGACAGGGATCACGAACTTCGGGGCATTTATTGAATTGCCGGATAGAGTAACCGGACTTGTACATATCTCGGAAGTCGCTGATGCCTATGTCAAGGACGTTCGAGATTATTTAAAGGAACAGGATCACGTTAAAGTGAAGGTCATTCATGTTGATGAAAAAGGAAAGATTGGACTTTCGATCAAACAAGCAAATCCAACTGTTCGTAATGTGAGTCGTGAACGCCGTCTTCCGCCGACTGTATCCTTTGAGGATAAATTGGCTAAGTTTATAAAAGACAGTGATGAGCGTCAAACCGAATTTCGCCGGGCCACGGACTCTAAACGTGGAGGTAGAGGTTCAAGCCGATACTAA
- a CDS encoding SpoIIE family protein phosphatase — protein MTEWATLKLDQGLRSRISIENSFFPLILGGLLARGSILGLHPFGVAFGAALLLRGEGGLSFGLLGIVIGVLSLKDVSFSLQVVAILATLTVILPSVRKKRHEGIYLVILTGLMVALISSIATSLANPNLYTFLIIGLNSILVGGFAIVFWFALSHQEAIWRGQFQREQGIVWLLILIGVISGLQGVQIVGINFSVVLLSFFTLFVSERYGAGTSAGVGAILGFMPQLTLNTQNLMDAGIYGLAGFCTGAFRRFGKVGIGTAFIAVMLMLTVFLRQEAIYTQLVSSSVGLFLFLLWPGATPSKDFLKPKVIPEVETTVSKVKTLAEIFDQIALSYQAAESESFEVRPEVSELMNVLVERVCHSCPTVDVCWNREFYKTYHIFFELFALVENQTDVKLQSLPVEWKRHCGRMKEMLLGVQFIIEQEKSQETWRRRLVLNQEALSRQFLNVSQVIGNLAKELHTQHNWEVVKPSNLARRRRQFLDVGVTTFTKTGNRMSGDNYASIAFSTTQHAFILSDGMGVGENAAKMSATALTLLEQLLTTGFEPEGAIQALNSILVLRSPEESFVTIDMAILDLESANLKLIKVGASSSYLVGPNGVKSYSSSSLPAGILNQIDIPVIEAEMQSGETLILLTDGVQDVLKEGEDWIKSFLEKVTFNNAQEIADLIGQEARQLSGGALDDDGIILVVRKNYWNE, from the coding sequence ATGACGGAATGGGCAACGCTGAAACTAGATCAAGGCCTGCGTAGTAGGATTTCAATTGAAAATTCCTTTTTCCCGCTAATATTGGGGGGGCTGTTGGCGCGGGGCAGCATTTTGGGTCTTCATCCTTTCGGAGTCGCGTTCGGTGCGGCATTGCTGTTGAGAGGGGAAGGCGGATTATCCTTTGGGTTACTGGGTATTGTCATCGGTGTGCTTTCCTTGAAAGACGTATCCTTTTCCCTACAGGTTGTGGCAATTTTAGCAACTTTGACAGTGATTTTACCATCTGTGCGGAAAAAAAGGCACGAGGGAATCTATTTAGTGATTCTAACCGGGTTAATGGTAGCACTCATTTCTTCTATTGCCACAAGCTTAGCAAATCCAAATCTTTATACCTTCCTCATTATTGGGCTTAATAGTATACTGGTTGGAGGCTTTGCAATCGTTTTTTGGTTTGCACTGAGTCATCAAGAGGCTATTTGGAGGGGCCAATTTCAGCGAGAACAAGGAATTGTCTGGCTTTTAATCCTTATCGGTGTAATTAGTGGTCTTCAAGGTGTTCAAATCGTGGGAATCAATTTTTCGGTCGTCTTGTTGAGCTTTTTCACTTTATTTGTATCTGAACGATACGGAGCGGGGACTTCGGCAGGCGTCGGAGCAATATTAGGCTTTATGCCTCAACTGACCTTAAACACCCAAAATCTTATGGATGCAGGAATATATGGTTTGGCTGGTTTTTGTACAGGCGCATTTCGACGGTTTGGGAAGGTAGGAATTGGGACAGCTTTTATTGCGGTGATGCTGATGCTGACTGTTTTTCTTCGACAAGAGGCAATTTATACTCAACTTGTTTCCTCATCAGTTGGTTTGTTCCTTTTTCTTCTATGGCCGGGAGCAACTCCCAGTAAGGACTTTTTGAAACCAAAAGTGATTCCGGAGGTAGAAACCACGGTTTCCAAAGTTAAGACGTTGGCAGAGATTTTTGATCAAATAGCATTAAGCTATCAAGCTGCTGAGTCAGAATCGTTTGAGGTACGCCCAGAAGTTTCAGAACTGATGAACGTTCTGGTTGAGCGTGTGTGTCATTCTTGCCCGACTGTTGATGTATGTTGGAATCGAGAATTTTATAAAACCTATCATATCTTTTTTGAACTGTTTGCCCTGGTAGAGAATCAAACGGATGTCAAGCTACAATCTTTGCCAGTCGAGTGGAAGCGTCATTGCGGAAGAATGAAAGAAATGCTGTTGGGTGTGCAATTTATTATAGAACAAGAGAAGAGCCAGGAAACTTGGCGGCGTCGTCTAGTACTTAACCAAGAGGCCTTGTCGCGGCAGTTTCTTAATGTTTCGCAGGTTATAGGGAATCTTGCTAAGGAACTTCACACTCAACATAACTGGGAAGTAGTTAAACCCTCGAATTTAGCACGTCGTCGCCGCCAATTTCTCGATGTGGGCGTAACGACATTTACGAAAACTGGAAATAGAATGAGCGGAGATAATTATGCTTCGATTGCATTCTCCACGACGCAACATGCCTTTATTTTGAGTGATGGGATGGGAGTAGGAGAAAATGCTGCGAAGATGAGTGCAACTGCCCTAACTCTCCTTGAGCAACTGTTAACGACAGGGTTTGAACCAGAAGGCGCAATTCAGGCGCTGAACTCTATCCTGGTCCTGCGCTCTCCTGAAGAAAGCTTCGTGACGATTGATATGGCTATTTTAGATTTAGAGTCTGCTAATTTGAAGCTGATTAAAGTGGGGGCATCTTCCTCCTATCTGGTCGGTCCCAACGGAGTAAAATCTTACTCATCGTCCAGCCTTCCGGCGGGTATCTTGAACCAGATTGACATTCCGGTCATAGAGGCTGAGATGCAGAGTGGAGAAACATTGATCTTATTAACAGATGGAGTACAAGATGTTTTGAAAGAGGGTGAGGATTGGATAAAAAGTTTTTTGGAGAAGGTGACATTTAATAATGCCCAAGAAATAGCCGACCTTATTGGCCAGGAGGCCCGTCAGTTAAGCGGAGGGGCCTTGGATGATGATGGCATTATATTGGTCGTTCGGAAAAACTATTGGAACGAGTGA